The stretch of DNA GTCTTCCGAGGCCACGCACAAGAGCCGCGGGTGAAAATCCAGCAGGAGGTGCAGGAACTTCCGGCCGAACCCGCGCCGCCGGTGCTGCGGCAGGAGGGTTCCCGACGGCTCGCGGGCCAGCGCCACCCAGGGGCGCCCGAGGATGAGGCCCTCTTGGCCGAAGGCGGTGACAAAGTAGGGCTCCCACCTCCACCCGGGCAGGAACTGAAGCGGGAGGCACGCCCTGCGCGCTCCTTCCGCCCAGTCCACCTGGCGGACCCCGCCAAACGGCAGCTCTTTAAGCATGTCCGGCCCCACCACCAGGTTGTCTGGGTGCAGACCCAGGCCTGAAAGGTACGAGCGAACGCGTTCGGGCGTCCACTCGTCTTCCGGCCGGGACTTTACCTGACGGTAGCCGCGTGTAGGGGACCGGGCTGCCGCTGACGAGGCTGCCGGGGCCGTGTCCCCGGGGCCCGCCCGGTCTGCCGCGGAAGCAAAGGGAGGGGCACCCTCACGGTGCCCCTCCTCTTCTTCTGCCACGCCCAGATCGAACATGAGCTGGCCGGCCGCGTGCGGCTCAAGGCTCAGAAGGCCCACCTCCTTCGAACTCTTCGGCTTCGACAACGGCCCAGGCCTGGCTCCAACTGTCCACGTCGATGGCCTGGGCCTTCTCCATGGCCTCGTCCGCACTGGCAGCTTCAATCACGATGGAGTGCTCGCAGTTCGTTCTCACCAGGTACTGCGGCATCTTCTCTCCCTCCCGCGCTCGCCGCCCAACATTTTCTCAATCCTTTACCACCAGGGGCGGCAGCGGCACGCACGCGCGCGTGAGTTCCTCCAGCCGGTGGACGAGGTCTTCCCGGGCTGTCGTAGCGGCAATCGCCTGCCGGATGTCCTCCGCCAGCACCACAATGTTGCCGTCCTGGTTGGCAGGAACTTCCTCATCCAGCACCCCCGGCCTGAACACGCGCAGCGTGGCATCGTACTCGTACTTCGCTTCTGTATGGCGGTTGAACGGGATGCCGTGCTGCACGAGGTACTGTTCCAGATCCTCGAACTCGCCCCACAGGGCACCGCCGGTCCGGCATACCAGGCTGTCCGGGCTCACCTCGGAGCAAAAGGGATCGCCTTCCTGCTCGATGAGCCGTTTGATTTCCTCGTACTGCTCGCGGGTAATGGACCCGCCCACCCAAAGGGTGGCGGGAATACGCTCAGCCACGTCACCGCCTCCCCTCTATACCAAGCGCGAGCCGCCTTCCTGCACCCTCAATGGTGGAGGCGGCGGGAATCGAACCCGCACCTCCGGCGTGCGAAGCCGGCGCCCTCCCAAAGGGCCACGCCCCCACCCGACAGTCTCCTCAGGCCGGTTCCCGGCCGGCCTCGGTCAACCACCTCCTCGTCGCAGCCCGCCTGGCTGCGGGCTCCGCCTCCGCCACGCCCCGCCTGACCGCGAAGGCCACCGGCCAGAGCCATGCCGGCAGCTGGGCCTGTACCTGCAGAGCGTACTCTTTCGGGGATAGGTTGCGCCTAGCCTCGAAGAAGGCCGCGCAGGTGTCCAGTACCCGCCGGTACAGGAGGTCAAGCTCCGCCACGCGGGCGGCCAGAGCCGCACCGTCCGGCAGCTTCTCGAGCAGGGGCCGCACCTCGCCGCGTTCCCAGGCCTCGGCCAGGTTGCGCTGTGACTCTAGCCTCAGTAGCACCCGGTGCGCCTCGACGTAGTCGCGGGCCTTCACCTTGACTCTGAAGCCGCCCCGCCAGCGCAGGACAAAGCCCTCCCCCGAGCCCGCGTGCATTTTCTCAGCCTGGGCCACCGCCCCTTCAAGGTCCAGCGGCACCCGCTCCACCACGCGGAGCCCGACATCACGCGCCACCCGCGCGAGCTCCTCCCAGTCCAGGTCGCGGCCGGTCTCGGTCTCCACCGCTCCCACGAGGACAAGATCCTCGAAGTCATACGGGATCACCACCCGCGTCTCCGGGTGAATGATCTCGCAGAGCAGCGTCAGTCCACGTGGCGGTTCCCGCCGCCCCTCCCACATGCGCTCCGCCACCTTTGACTGCGGCGACACGAACGAGCCCCTGGTGGCCCAGCGCAGCACCCCATCCGGCGTGCGGTACGAAATACCCAGGACACCGTCGAGCTTGACGGTCACCTCGGGATCCCCGGGCGGCAGGTTGATACCGAGCGCCGGCAGCTCCCACAACCCGAAGAACTTGGGAAACGGCCGGGCGACCACGCGGTCCTGCGCCAGGTCGACCACGAGGCCCCGGCAGATCCGTGTCACGTTGTCCCAGCACCGCCCGAACTCACACCTGGGCGTGTAATTGAAAATGGCCAGGTCCGGCCAGTCTGGGTGGCGCTGACAGGTCACCAAACCGCGGTCGAGATACGGCTGCACGATGTCCCGGAACACTGCCATGCTACTCCCCCAGCGGCACTGGCCCCGCCTCACGCACCAGCCGCTCGATCCTGCGCCGGAGGCTCCCGTAGTCCGGGCACTCCCGGAGCGCCTCGAGCAACTGCGACACGGGCACGGCGGGTTCGGCGCCGCCGACAAGCTCGACCTCGACGTCCACCTCTTCCGATCCATCCCGCTCCGGACGGAACCGGCGCACCATCGGGGGGTCGGAGGCGATGTACCGGTCGAAAGCGACACCACGCTTGACCAGCGCCTTCTCCAGTCCCGAAACTTCCCCACCCGGCACACTGTCCACGAGGATCTCCACCGTCCCGCCTCCCCCGGGGCGGCAGAGGGCGGGAAATGCCAGGCATCCGACCAGCCCGGCCACCTTTTCCC from Bacillota bacterium encodes:
- a CDS encoding RNA ligase translates to MAVFRDIVQPYLDRGLVTCQRHPDWPDLAIFNYTPRCEFGRCWDNVTRICRGLVVDLAQDRVVARPFPKFFGLWELPALGINLPPGDPEVTVKLDGVLGISYRTPDGVLRWATRGSFVSPQSKVAERMWEGRREPPRGLTLLCEIIHPETRVVIPYDFEDLVLVGAVETETGRDLDWEELARVARDVGLRVVERVPLDLEGAVAQAEKMHAGSGEGFVLRWRGGFRVKVKARDYVEAHRVLLRLESQRNLAEAWERGEVRPLLEKLPDGAALAARVAELDLLYRRVLDTCAAFFEARRNLSPKEYALQVQAQLPAWLWPVAFAVRRGVAEAEPAARRAATRRWLTEAGREPA